AAGCTCAAAGTAACGTTTTTGCCTTCATGGATTCGTTGGTTACCGGTAGGAAAAGCAGATTATTGGGTATTGGCGCGTGATGCTGATTATAAAACAGCATTAGTAGGCATGCCTAACCGCAAGTATCTGTGGTTACTCGCCCGTTCGCCCAATATCAGTCAGCAAACTTATGCTAAGTATCGCCAGATTGCCCAGCAACAAGGCTATGATTTAAAAGAATTTAAGCTAACCACCCAAACCAATCAGAATGTTACTCTTGTGCCTTAATGAATGTTAGAGCTTAATCTCTTGTACCTTAACAATGCATCTTAATGAGTTTTTCTACTAAGTGGTGATGAGTGCATAAAAAGACTGCTTTATAAGCGGTCTTTTTATTTTAACAATACACCAAATTCTTTTTCATTATAGGCATAATTGCGAGTAATAACGGTTATCACTGGCAAAATGGGGTATTTTAAGCTAAAATCTAAGCGATTTAATCGCAGGGATAGCAATAAAGACTGAGACTTATTGCATTACTGTTATACACAACTTCTAGTTTCTTCATAGTGCCATTACTGTTATAAGTTATTGTTACCTAGTCATCATAACTTCTATTGAACCTACTCTTTACTGATTATAAGGATGTTTCTCGTGAGCAACGCTGATACCTTACGCCAATTACATCAAGACCATTTAAGCCAATATAATAACCAAGAACAACAAGCCATCGAATTGATTGGTTTGTTAAATAAGCTATATAACGAGCAAGACGTACAAGTAACTTTGTTTGGTGAAACGCTTGATAGCACATCAGTGAGCCGCGTATTGGCGTTGCATCAAAAAGCGGCAATCCGCGAGTCGGGCGCTGAGCCTATTGCTATTGCCGATACGTTAGATATGGTAAAAGCGATTGCTGCGCATACGAATATTCAATCGGCAAGCATTGATGTCGGTCAGCTCATTGTGAATAACAGTGACTTAGAAGCGGCATTGCAAGCGGTAAATACCTCTGAGCAAGCACAAAATGGCGCAACTGACGTGGTGTTATACGGCTTTGGTCGTATCGGTCGTATCTTAACGCGTTTGCTGTTATCAAAAGCATCAAGCGCTAAAGGCTTGCAATTAAAAGCGATTGTTGTACGCCCTGCTAAGGCGGGTGATTTAGCCAAGCGTGTGTCATTGCTAGAGCGTGATTCTATTCATGGTAGCTTTACAGGCGGCGTGAGTATTGATGACGACAATAACGGAATGATTATTAATGGTCGTTTTGTGCAAGTTATCTATGCTAACGATCCAAGTGAAATTGACTATACCGCTTACGGTATCGACAATGCATTGGTTATTGACAATACGGGTATCTGGAAAGATGAAGACGGTTTAGGTAAGCATTTACACTCTAAAGGTGTGAAAAAAGTGTTATTAACCGCACCTGCTGGTGGCGAGATTAAAAACGTTGTTTACGGTGTGAATAATAATACTGTTGGTGACGATACGATTGTTAGTGCCGCTAGCTGTACCACCAATGCTATTACGCCTATGCTAAAAGTATTGAACGACGAGTTCGGTATCGAAAATGGTCACGTTGAGACCATTCACTCGTTTACCAATGATCAAAACTTGATTGATAATTATCATAAAGCCGATCGCCGTGGTCGTAGTGCCGTGTTAAATATGGTCATTACCAGCACTGGCGCGGCAAAAGCAGTCGGTAAAGCATTGCCAGAGTTAAGTGGTAAATTGACGGGTAACGCTATTCGTGTACCAACGCCAAACGTCAGCTTAGCGATTTTGAACTTAAATCTAAAAACTGCGCCAGCTAGTGCTGATGCTTTAAATGACTTTATGCGTAAAGTATCTAACAGCAATCAGTGGCAGTCACAAATTGCTTATACTGACTCAACAGAAGCGGTATCGACTGACTTTGTTGGTGACACGCATGTTGGTGTTGTGGATGCGCAAGCGACTATCCTTACCGATAATCATGCCATCGTTTATATTTGGTATGACAATGAAGTGGGCTACAGCACCCAAGTGCTACGTTTAGCCACACAAATGGCAGGCATTAGCTATACTCAAGTGCCAGCCTAATATTTCTAGTATAAAAGAGGGCTATGTTAAACATCGCTATATAAGCATGGTTTGAATACTGTTCTTCAATGTTATACTAGTCATCATTGATATTAAATACAGCACCCGATAGTCTGATTGGTTATCGGGTGTTGTCGCCATAGTAATTGCCGATATTGGCTTTATGT
This genomic window from Psychrobacter urativorans contains:
- a CDS encoding glyceraldehyde-3-phosphate dehydrogenase, producing the protein MFLVSNADTLRQLHQDHLSQYNNQEQQAIELIGLLNKLYNEQDVQVTLFGETLDSTSVSRVLALHQKAAIRESGAEPIAIADTLDMVKAIAAHTNIQSASIDVGQLIVNNSDLEAALQAVNTSEQAQNGATDVVLYGFGRIGRILTRLLLSKASSAKGLQLKAIVVRPAKAGDLAKRVSLLERDSIHGSFTGGVSIDDDNNGMIINGRFVQVIYANDPSEIDYTAYGIDNALVIDNTGIWKDEDGLGKHLHSKGVKKVLLTAPAGGEIKNVVYGVNNNTVGDDTIVSAASCTTNAITPMLKVLNDEFGIENGHVETIHSFTNDQNLIDNYHKADRRGRSAVLNMVITSTGAAKAVGKALPELSGKLTGNAIRVPTPNVSLAILNLNLKTAPASADALNDFMRKVSNSNQWQSQIAYTDSTEAVSTDFVGDTHVGVVDAQATILTDNHAIVYIWYDNEVGYSTQVLRLATQMAGISYTQVPA